A window of the Synechococcus sp. LTW-R genome harbors these coding sequences:
- a CDS encoding GNAT family N-acetyltransferase — MIGSTATELEELYGRDHRVCVTPNPNAALVLSQEREIDLYDLEQLTDAVGWSRRPLRRVRKALENSLLVVALWRHDARLPRLVGFARCTGDGVIEATVWDVAVHPHYQGLGLGKQLMQYVIERLQQMQVERISLFADPGVIEFYGAQGWELEPQNRRCAFWYAP; from the coding sequence CTGATTGGTTCCACCGCCACCGAACTCGAGGAGCTCTACGGCCGGGACCATCGCGTCTGCGTGACGCCCAATCCCAATGCCGCCTTGGTCTTGAGCCAGGAGCGGGAGATCGACCTCTACGACCTCGAGCAGCTCACCGATGCGGTGGGCTGGAGCCGCCGTCCCCTGCGGCGGGTGCGCAAGGCCCTCGAGAACAGCCTCCTGGTGGTGGCCCTCTGGCGCCATGACGCGCGCCTGCCGCGCCTGGTGGGCTTTGCCCGCTGTACTGGCGATGGTGTGATCGAGGCCACCGTCTGGGACGTTGCCGTCCATCCCCATTACCAAGGGCTGGGCCTGGGCAAACAGCTGATGCAGTACGTGATTGAGCGGCTGCAGCAGATGCAGGTGGAGCGCATCAGTCTCTTCGCGGATCCAGGCGTGATCGAGTTCTATGGCGCCCAGGGTTGGGAGCTGGAACCCCAGAACCGCCGCTGCGCCTTTTGGTACGCCCCCTAG
- a CDS encoding MauE/DoxX family redox-associated membrane protein: MAEPALSSVRLYRMETPEHACPWGRRALALLRAEGIPFEDRPLRSQAEVEAFKHAHGVTTTPQVFAGVERIGGYSELAKRLGVAAETAEVSYAPVIAVFLSAVLINLALGGGIRSFMGLAICLLAMLKLMDIAAFAASFRKYDLLTKRWRVWGKLYPGVELLVGLGMLRHAEAMGLNALVGVTALVLGVMGMVSVGKAVFVDHLALNCACVGGNSRTPLGVVSFAENLIMGLMGLAMLIPSGMAQASGGAL, from the coding sequence ATGGCTGAGCCGGCACTCAGCTCTGTACGCCTCTACCGGATGGAGACGCCTGAGCACGCCTGTCCATGGGGACGTCGCGCACTTGCGCTCCTGCGCGCCGAGGGGATTCCGTTTGAGGACCGTCCTCTGCGCAGCCAGGCGGAGGTAGAGGCTTTTAAGCATGCTCACGGTGTGACTACTACGCCGCAGGTGTTCGCCGGTGTGGAGCGGATTGGCGGTTACAGCGAGTTGGCGAAACGGCTTGGTGTTGCCGCCGAGACAGCAGAGGTGTCCTACGCACCGGTGATCGCTGTGTTCCTCAGTGCTGTGTTGATCAACCTTGCACTGGGAGGCGGAATTCGCAGCTTCATGGGCCTGGCGATCTGCCTGTTGGCGATGCTCAAACTGATGGATATTGCGGCATTTGCTGCAAGCTTCCGCAAATACGACCTGCTCACAAAGCGTTGGCGCGTCTGGGGAAAGCTGTATCCCGGCGTAGAACTCTTGGTGGGTCTTGGGATGCTGCGACACGCGGAGGCTATGGGGCTGAACGCCTTGGTTGGAGTGACAGCACTGGTTCTCGGCGTGATGGGCATGGTGTCCGTCGGAAAAGCCGTGTTCGTGGATCACCTGGCTCTGAACTGTGCCTGTGTAGGCGGCAACTCACGCACACCGCTGGGCGTAGTGAGCTTCGCTGAAAATCTGATCATGGGGCTGATGGGGCTGGCCATGTTGATCCCGTCAGGGATGGCTCAGGCTTCTGGAGGCGCGTTGTGA
- a CDS encoding alpha/beta fold hydrolase: MGSLNAAPLLVGVHGWLLSGRLWEPLTQALEPRWDFWTPDLPGFGQRPRPKELRTNLVSYGRWLAEAARERAEGRPIVLIGHSLGGSLVLHAAPQLGEQLRGIVQIASGGGVYQPRPFRMVRNGGATFLRWRPTWLAQLPGTEAIRSPLVAELRAARGLLACSMQRGAVRQLPALASQLTVPSLWVVGSKDTVMEPRYVRHLAGYASDAEVHELTGEGHLPMRSAPGPLAEVLENWLERTLA; this comes from the coding sequence TTGGGATCCCTGAACGCGGCACCTCTGCTGGTTGGCGTGCACGGCTGGCTGCTCTCCGGGCGGCTCTGGGAGCCCCTGACCCAAGCCCTGGAGCCACGCTGGGACTTCTGGACCCCGGATCTGCCGGGCTTTGGTCAACGCCCACGCCCGAAGGAACTGCGCACCAACCTGGTCAGCTACGGCCGCTGGCTGGCCGAGGCGGCGCGGGAGCGGGCCGAGGGGCGGCCGATCGTGCTGATCGGCCATTCCCTGGGGGGAAGCCTGGTGCTGCATGCCGCCCCCCAGCTGGGGGAGCAGTTGCGGGGCATCGTTCAGATCGCCTCAGGCGGCGGGGTCTATCAACCGCGGCCGTTTCGGATGGTGCGCAACGGCGGCGCCACTTTTTTGCGTTGGCGCCCGACCTGGCTGGCGCAACTGCCGGGCACCGAGGCGATTCGCAGCCCGCTGGTGGCGGAACTGCGCGCCGCCCGGGGGCTCCTGGCCTGCAGCATGCAGCGCGGAGCCGTCCGCCAACTGCCGGCGCTCGCCAGCCAACTGACGGTGCCCAGCCTCTGGGTGGTGGGCAGCAAGGACACGGTGATGGAGCCGCGCTACGTCCGCCATCTCGCCGGCTACGCCAGCGATGCTGAAGTCCACGAGTTGACCGGGGAAGGGCACCTGCCGATGCGCAGCGCGCCGGGTCCCTTGGCCGAGGTCCTTGAGAACTGGCTGGAGCGAACGCTCGCCTAG
- the hisG gene encoding ATP phosphoribosyltransferase, with product MITVALAKGALLKDSVRRFAAAGLDFAAVLEPGNRQLMVPSVCGRARALLVRNADVPVYVAYGQAQLGVVGYDVLKEHQLPVAQLVDLGFGGCRMSVAVKASSPYRRASDLPAHCRIASKFTRCAEEYFDALDLPVELIHLAGSVELGPITGMSEAIVDLVATGRTLEENGLIAIEDLFHSTARLVGHPLSLRLDSGEIQSIVDQIASAGA from the coding sequence ATGATCACCGTCGCGCTGGCCAAGGGAGCCCTGCTCAAGGACTCGGTTCGCCGCTTCGCGGCCGCTGGCCTGGATTTCGCGGCGGTGCTGGAGCCTGGCAATCGTCAGCTGATGGTGCCCAGCGTTTGCGGCCGGGCCCGGGCTCTGCTTGTGCGCAACGCGGATGTGCCGGTCTATGTGGCCTACGGCCAGGCCCAGCTTGGGGTGGTCGGTTACGACGTCTTGAAGGAACACCAGCTGCCGGTAGCGCAGTTGGTGGACCTCGGTTTTGGCGGTTGCCGGATGAGCGTGGCCGTGAAGGCCTCCAGCCCCTACCGCCGGGCCAGTGATCTGCCTGCTCACTGCCGGATTGCCAGCAAGTTCACCCGCTGCGCTGAGGAGTATTTCGACGCTCTGGATCTGCCCGTTGAGCTGATCCACCTGGCCGGTTCTGTCGAACTCGGGCCGATCACGGGCATGAGCGAAGCCATCGTCGACCTGGTGGCCACCGGCCGCACCCTCGAGGAGAACGGCCTGATCGCCATCGAAGACCTCTTCCACTCCACCGCCCGCCTGGTGGGTCACCCCCTGTCCCTGCGACTGGATTCCGGCGAGATCCAATCGATCGTCGATCAGATCGCCAGCGCAGGCGCCTGA
- a CDS encoding Rid family detoxifying hydrolase, giving the protein MTLPAIEAVTTAAAPAPVGPYNQAVKAGGVLYCSGQIALDPATGAMIGGGDVEAETRQVLSNLKAVLQEAGCTPQQVVRTTVFLADLGDFAKVNALYAEVFGEGVSPARACVEVAALPKAARVEIDCIAVLG; this is encoded by the coding sequence ATGACCCTTCCAGCGATTGAGGCGGTAACAACCGCGGCGGCTCCAGCACCGGTGGGCCCCTACAACCAGGCCGTCAAGGCGGGCGGGGTGCTCTATTGCTCGGGCCAGATCGCCCTGGATCCCGCGACCGGTGCCATGATCGGCGGCGGCGATGTGGAAGCGGAGACCCGGCAGGTGCTCAGCAACCTCAAGGCCGTGCTCCAGGAAGCCGGCTGCACCCCGCAACAGGTGGTGCGCACCACGGTCTTCCTGGCCGATCTGGGGGACTTCGCCAAGGTGAACGCGCTCTATGCCGAGGTCTTCGGCGAGGGGGTGTCTCCGGCTCGAGCCTGCGTCGAGGTGGCCGCACTGCCGAAGGCCGCTCGGGTGGAGATCGACTGCATCGCGGTGCTGGGCTGA
- a CDS encoding virulence-associated E family protein, with product MDNLEHEFEDIKQWQLIRQDRHAPRPLRALPNLTPAELQSAESVDDLLGPVKDGKLRRPRVDQVRKVAELTLPLKYNLLTQRIENDGKPIDGDFLGTLYLQLAEQFQIEVAKERAIDAATLVARQHSFHPVRDYLGSLTTQLEPQQWDALAYELFGLSDPMAHLHLQRQLIGLVARAMQPGCKLDTALVIHSPQQGIGKSTLWAILGGQWFSDSLGDLRNLKDDVLQLHSAWIHEWGEIDAVVGKRESETLKKFLSTTRDDVRKPYGRGVETLLRSCGIVGTTNRSDFIKDPTGNRRFPVISVDQVNTQWAKDHRDEIWGSALAAYRAGTPWHYQAEENEQISKAALSYAADDPLRDQIETWMEDNPEVDSLAMPVLIYQLQPDRLRDPEFSRQVALRLGQLGWTKSQERRRGYLPNGDRHDKATVWHRPSSAPAAPQPSAQQAVSDF from the coding sequence ATGGACAACCTCGAGCACGAGTTTGAAGACATCAAGCAGTGGCAGCTGATCCGTCAAGACCGGCATGCCCCGCGACCGCTGCGCGCACTCCCCAACCTGACCCCTGCCGAGCTGCAGTCAGCTGAATCGGTTGATGACCTGCTGGGCCCGGTCAAGGACGGCAAGCTCCGGCGCCCCCGCGTGGATCAAGTCCGGAAGGTGGCTGAGCTCACCCTCCCGCTGAAGTACAACCTGCTGACTCAGCGGATTGAAAACGACGGGAAGCCGATCGACGGGGACTTCCTTGGAACCCTCTACCTCCAACTAGCTGAGCAGTTCCAAATCGAAGTCGCCAAGGAGAGGGCTATAGACGCCGCCACCTTGGTCGCTCGCCAGCACTCCTTCCATCCCGTCCGTGACTACCTCGGATCTCTCACCACTCAGCTCGAGCCCCAGCAATGGGACGCGCTCGCCTACGAGCTCTTCGGGCTCTCTGATCCGATGGCACACCTGCACCTGCAGCGCCAACTGATCGGACTGGTGGCAAGAGCCATGCAACCCGGCTGCAAGCTCGACACCGCGCTGGTCATCCACAGCCCACAGCAGGGCATCGGCAAGTCGACCCTCTGGGCAATCCTTGGCGGCCAGTGGTTCAGCGATTCACTCGGTGACCTGCGCAACCTCAAGGACGACGTCCTCCAACTCCACTCCGCTTGGATTCATGAGTGGGGTGAGATCGACGCAGTCGTTGGCAAGCGCGAGTCGGAGACCCTCAAGAAGTTCCTCTCCACAACCCGCGATGACGTCCGCAAGCCCTACGGCCGCGGCGTTGAGACCCTGCTGCGCTCATGCGGGATTGTCGGCACCACCAACCGCTCGGACTTCATCAAGGACCCAACCGGCAACCGCCGTTTCCCTGTGATCAGCGTGGATCAGGTGAACACGCAATGGGCCAAAGATCACCGCGATGAGATCTGGGGGTCAGCCCTTGCTGCTTACAGAGCAGGCACCCCATGGCACTACCAGGCAGAGGAGAACGAGCAGATCAGCAAGGCAGCGCTCAGCTACGCCGCCGATGACCCGCTGCGCGATCAGATCGAGACGTGGATGGAGGACAACCCTGAAGTCGATTCGCTGGCAATGCCGGTACTCATCTACCAACTGCAGCCGGACAGGTTGCGCGACCCTGAGTTCTCTCGTCAGGTGGCACTGCGTCTCGGTCAGCTCGGCTGGACCAAATCACAAGAACGCCGGCGCGGGTATCTGCCCAACGGAGACCGCCATGACAAGGCAACTGTCTGGCACCGCCCCTCTTCTGCCCCAGCAGCGCCCCAGCCCTCTGCCCAGCAGGCTGTATCTGACTTCTAA
- a CDS encoding ABC transporter ATP-binding protein: MPAEMPTPDLPQEPQVELSGLWHRYTGPASSGDWTLRDIDFQLQPGELVGLLGPSGCGKTTLLRLIAGFEKPERGSVSIGGRPVAGQGRWLPPERRGVGMVFQDYALFPHLDAWRNACFGLKRGQDTSRAAWLLELLGLKGLERRYPHELSGGQRQRLALARALAPGCSLVLLDEPFSNLDVEVRLRLRAELPGVLARCGASGVIVTHDPEEAMAICDRVAVLESGHLHQCASPRELVNAPATSFVGRFVLQGNLLPAQVQAGCCETPLGGLDPVDPAAAGSLSGSEVLVSQQAIELVPDDDAEAWVVGREYLGREWLYQVQLGELRLRLRLPLDLDYSRGQRCQLRLRSGESARLYPSGAALIAR; the protein is encoded by the coding sequence ATGCCCGCTGAGATGCCCACCCCTGATCTCCCCCAGGAGCCGCAGGTGGAGCTCAGTGGCCTCTGGCATCGCTACACCGGTCCCGCCTCCAGCGGGGACTGGACGCTGCGGGATATCGATTTCCAGCTCCAGCCCGGCGAGTTGGTGGGGCTGCTTGGCCCCTCGGGCTGTGGCAAGACCACCCTGCTGCGCTTGATCGCTGGCTTCGAGAAGCCCGAGCGCGGTTCCGTTTCGATTGGCGGCCGGCCCGTGGCGGGCCAAGGGCGCTGGCTGCCGCCCGAGCGCCGCGGGGTGGGCATGGTCTTTCAGGACTACGCCCTCTTCCCCCACCTCGATGCCTGGCGCAACGCCTGCTTTGGCCTCAAGCGCGGCCAGGACACCAGCCGTGCGGCCTGGCTGCTGGAGCTGCTCGGCCTGAAGGGCCTCGAGCGCCGTTATCCCCACGAACTCTCCGGCGGTCAACGCCAACGGCTGGCCCTGGCCCGCGCCCTGGCCCCGGGCTGCTCCCTGGTGCTGCTGGATGAGCCCTTCTCCAACCTGGACGTCGAGGTGCGCCTGCGCCTGCGCGCTGAGCTCCCCGGCGTCCTCGCCCGTTGCGGCGCCAGCGGGGTGATCGTCACACATGACCCCGAGGAAGCGATGGCGATCTGCGATCGGGTGGCCGTGCTCGAGTCCGGTCACCTGCACCAATGCGCCAGCCCCCGGGAGCTCGTCAACGCTCCGGCGACCTCCTTCGTTGGGCGCTTTGTCCTCCAGGGCAATCTGCTCCCGGCTCAGGTGCAGGCCGGCTGCTGCGAGACGCCCCTGGGTGGTCTTGATCCCGTGGATCCCGCGGCGGCGGGGTCTCTCAGCGGCTCCGAGGTGCTGGTCAGCCAGCAGGCCATCGAACTGGTCCCGGATGACGACGCGGAGGCCTGGGTGGTGGGCCGGGAATACCTCGGTCGCGAGTGGCTCTACCAGGTGCAGCTGGGCGAGCTGCGTCTTCGCCTGCGCCTGCCCCTGGATCTCGATTACTCCCGCGGCCAGCGCTGTCAGCTGCGTCTGCGCTCGGGCGAGTCGGCTCGGCTCTACCCCAGTGGTGCGGCCCTGATCGCCCGCTAG
- a CDS encoding alpha-ketoglutarate-dependent dioxygenase AlkB, with product MITIERPGLRLRHGPAWLQSHWVSTEGLRQRLLQEVPWEQPLVRVYGKQHPTPRLTCWMADPGCSYRYSGQVQPITPWTPSVQVLRELLEEQLGMRFNSLLLNRYRTGADRMGWHADDEPELDNEAPIVSLSIGVPRDLRFRPRAGGEAPFAVCLDDGDLLVMDPPTQTHWQHALPARARVKTERINLTFRRIQPSTAMQSISTRAAFGSAATSTQARAGDTPSPKTSA from the coding sequence TTGATCACGATTGAGCGCCCGGGCCTCAGGCTCCGCCATGGCCCGGCCTGGCTCCAATCCCATTGGGTTAGCACCGAAGGGTTGCGTCAGCGCCTGCTGCAGGAGGTGCCGTGGGAGCAGCCCCTGGTCCGCGTCTACGGCAAGCAGCACCCCACGCCGCGTCTGACTTGCTGGATGGCCGACCCCGGCTGCAGTTATCGATACAGCGGTCAGGTGCAGCCGATCACCCCCTGGACTCCTTCGGTGCAGGTCCTGCGGGAGCTCTTGGAGGAGCAGCTGGGGATGCGCTTCAACAGCCTGCTGCTCAATCGCTACCGCACCGGAGCCGATCGCATGGGCTGGCATGCCGATGACGAACCGGAACTCGACAACGAGGCCCCCATCGTCTCCCTGAGCATCGGCGTCCCCCGGGACCTGCGTTTTCGGCCCCGCGCTGGAGGCGAGGCGCCCTTTGCGGTCTGCCTCGATGACGGTGATCTCTTGGTGATGGATCCGCCCACCCAGACCCACTGGCAGCACGCCCTGCCGGCGCGTGCACGGGTCAAGACCGAGCGGATCAACCTCACCTTTCGCCGGATTCAGCCCAGCACCGCGATGCAGTCGATCTCCACCCGAGCGGCCTTCGGCAGTGCGGCCACCTCGACGCAGGCTCGAGCCGGAGACACCCCCTCGCCGAAGACCTCGGCATAG
- the gloB gene encoding hydroxyacylglutathione hydrolase codes for MHAATTVSLIPVLSDNYVFVLHGGGSGAAVVDPAVAEPVIAWLEERGLELEAILHTHHHNDHIGGTPGLLQRWPQAAVIASAADRERIPLQTQGVQGGDRLTLLGRHLRVVEVPGHTRHHIAYVLEPQAEEAAELFCGDTLFAGGCGRLFEGTPEQMLSSLQSLSALGTSTRVWCAHEYTEGNLRWAAEREPGNSAIAERLAAVQQQRREGQPTIPSSIGVELATNLFVRAQDAAALRQLRGHKDLWRG; via the coding sequence ATGCATGCCGCCACGACGGTCTCGCTGATCCCGGTCCTGAGCGACAACTACGTCTTTGTCTTGCACGGGGGCGGCAGCGGTGCCGCCGTGGTGGATCCGGCGGTGGCCGAGCCCGTGATCGCCTGGCTGGAGGAGCGGGGCCTAGAGCTCGAGGCGATCCTGCACACCCATCACCACAACGACCACATCGGTGGAACCCCGGGGTTGCTGCAGCGCTGGCCCCAGGCGGCGGTGATCGCCAGCGCCGCGGATCGCGAGCGGATCCCACTGCAAACCCAGGGCGTCCAGGGGGGCGATCGCTTGACCCTGCTGGGGCGGCACCTGCGGGTGGTCGAGGTGCCCGGGCACACGCGCCACCACATTGCCTATGTGCTGGAACCCCAGGCCGAGGAGGCCGCCGAGCTGTTCTGCGGCGACACCCTCTTTGCCGGCGGCTGCGGACGTCTCTTTGAGGGCACGCCCGAGCAGATGTTGAGCTCGCTGCAGAGCCTGAGCGCCCTGGGGACGAGCACCCGGGTGTGGTGCGCCCATGAGTACACCGAGGGGAATCTGCGCTGGGCCGCCGAGCGCGAACCGGGCAACAGCGCCATCGCTGAGCGTCTCGCGGCGGTCCAGCAGCAGCGGCGAGAAGGCCAACCGACTATCCCCAGCAGCATTGGTGTGGAGCTGGCCACCAATCTGTTTGTGCGGGCTCAAGACGCCGCTGCCCTGCGGCAGCTGCGGGGGCACAAAGATCTCTGGCGGGGCTAG
- a CDS encoding TIGR04283 family arsenosugar biosynthesis glycosyltransferase: MSRPPLAVVIPARLEAERLPLLLADLQQAPAGLVRETIVVDSSPEPDTAAVAQRAGAQVLRSGANRGRQLQVGIAAATAPWLLLLHADSRLPTGWGTRVERAMADEPAAWYFDFQVAAAGLNLRLLEWAVHWRCQLRALPYGDQGLLLPRALLEQAGGMRPLALMEDLDLIQRLQPLAPIRRLGLPLAVHGRRWRRDGVLKTAQRNAALRRAWRQGATEDELAQRYYR, translated from the coding sequence ATGAGCCGCCCCCCCCTGGCGGTGGTCATCCCGGCGCGGCTGGAGGCCGAGCGGTTGCCGCTCTTGCTGGCGGACCTGCAGCAAGCACCAGCCGGGCTCGTGCGCGAGACGATCGTGGTGGATTCCAGCCCTGAGCCCGACACAGCGGCGGTCGCCCAACGGGCTGGGGCTCAGGTCTTACGCAGCGGTGCCAACCGGGGACGGCAACTGCAGGTCGGCATTGCGGCGGCAACGGCTCCCTGGCTGTTGCTGTTGCACGCCGACTCGAGGCTCCCCACGGGTTGGGGGACGCGGGTGGAGCGGGCCATGGCCGATGAACCGGCCGCCTGGTACTTCGACTTCCAGGTCGCCGCGGCCGGCCTCAACCTGCGGCTGCTGGAGTGGGCCGTCCACTGGCGCTGCCAGCTCAGGGCCCTGCCCTACGGCGATCAGGGGCTGCTGCTCCCGCGCGCGCTCCTCGAGCAGGCCGGCGGCATGCGCCCCCTCGCGCTCATGGAGGACTTGGATCTAATCCAACGGCTGCAACCGCTGGCGCCGATCCGCCGTCTCGGCCTACCGCTCGCGGTTCATGGCCGCCGCTGGAGACGGGATGGCGTACTCAAAACCGCGCAACGCAACGCCGCTCTGCGGAGGGCCTGGCGTCAGGGGGCCACGGAAGACGAGCTCGCCCAGCGCTACTACCGCTAG
- a CDS encoding M23 family metallopeptidase translates to MGSGLVRALALAAALAGYVVPLRAAGLPEKPLQIPADTPVADLTPELGITAAMPDSLAWPLRPGQPISVVYPLAVKASEVDPYGWRYSSSRRAWRMHAGQDLVAPAGTPVLAMLPGRVVLAEPIDGYGLTVVLDHGRGWQSLYAHLQQTNVRPGDFLTAASTLGLVGQSGRASGPHLHVELRQRQGEQMLALDTTPVLDQATRLLPIAPPPLAEARLQP, encoded by the coding sequence ATGGGATCCGGCCTGGTTCGCGCTCTTGCTCTTGCCGCCGCTCTAGCCGGCTACGTTGTGCCCCTGCGTGCCGCTGGCCTGCCCGAGAAGCCCCTGCAGATTCCGGCCGACACCCCCGTCGCGGACCTGACCCCAGAGCTGGGCATCACCGCCGCGATGCCCGATTCCCTGGCCTGGCCCCTGCGCCCCGGTCAGCCGATCAGCGTGGTCTATCCCCTCGCGGTCAAGGCCAGCGAAGTGGATCCCTACGGCTGGCGTTACTCCAGTTCCCGCCGCGCTTGGCGCATGCACGCCGGCCAGGATCTTGTCGCCCCCGCCGGAACGCCCGTACTGGCCATGCTCCCGGGCCGCGTCGTGCTGGCGGAACCGATCGATGGCTATGGCCTGACCGTGGTGCTCGACCATGGCCGCGGTTGGCAGAGCCTCTATGCCCACCTGCAACAGACCAACGTTCGCCCCGGTGACTTTCTGACGGCGGCCTCAACCCTGGGCTTGGTCGGCCAAAGCGGCCGGGCCAGTGGCCCGCACCTCCACGTCGAGCTGCGCCAACGTCAGGGTGAGCAGATGCTGGCCCTCGACACCACCCCGGTGCTCGATCAGGCCACCCGCCTTCTGCCCATTGCACCGCCCCCCTTGGCCGAAGCCCGCCTCCAGCCTTGA
- a CDS encoding ABC transporter ATP-binding protein — protein sequence MAKRDRQRLVRLLPYLGRDRKRLLLTLVLLIPVAGAAAVQPLLVGQAISALRQEPVLAWLEPLSLSGQLRTLVLLLLVAVLIRLGLQGLQSFNVQAVGQRLTARIRNDLFAHAMDLSLRFHDRTPVGKLLTRLTSDVDALAEVFGSGAVGLLADLVTLLVIAGTMIAIEPRLGVLLLAVQLPVTLTMLWLQKRYRKANYRVREELSQLNADLQENLQGLEVVQMFRRESHNSARFSRTADAYRSAVNGTIFYDSSISALIEWVSLGAISLVLALGGWMVTAGAMGLGTLTTFILYSQRLFDPLRQLAERFTQIQGGLTAVERIGELLEEPIEIQELPLNQRSAAAIRTGSEMSSAGEVVFENVSFAYRPDDPILTDLSFRFAPGEHVALVGPTGSGKTTIIRLLCRLYEPQQGRILLDGVDIRELPIPTLRQRLGVVLQDTFLFSGNVADNLRLDGSVSDAELERLCFELGLEPLLDRLPSGLATELRERGSNLSSGERQLLSVARVAIRNPSVLVMDEATAFLDPSTEATLQRDLDKLLRQRTAIVIAHRLATVEAAHRILVLQRGRLIQEGTHTELRAAGGLYAQLAELQERGLAKL from the coding sequence ATGGCCAAGCGCGACCGTCAGCGGCTGGTGCGTCTGCTGCCCTACCTGGGGCGTGATCGCAAACGGCTGCTGCTGACCCTGGTGCTGCTGATCCCCGTGGCCGGTGCCGCGGCGGTGCAACCCCTGCTGGTGGGCCAGGCCATTTCAGCTTTGCGCCAGGAGCCCGTGCTGGCCTGGCTCGAGCCCCTATCCCTTTCGGGCCAGCTGCGCACCCTGGTGCTGCTGCTGTTGGTGGCGGTCTTGATTCGACTCGGTCTGCAGGGACTGCAGAGCTTCAACGTCCAGGCCGTTGGCCAACGGCTGACCGCGCGGATTCGCAACGATCTGTTCGCCCATGCGATGGATCTCTCCCTTCGCTTCCATGACCGGACGCCGGTCGGCAAGTTGCTGACCCGACTGACCAGTGACGTCGATGCTCTTGCTGAGGTCTTCGGCAGTGGTGCCGTCGGACTGCTGGCGGACCTGGTCACCCTGTTGGTGATCGCCGGAACGATGATCGCGATCGAACCGCGCCTGGGGGTGCTGCTGTTGGCGGTGCAACTGCCCGTCACCTTGACGATGCTCTGGTTGCAGAAGCGCTACCGCAAGGCCAACTACCGCGTCCGCGAGGAGCTCTCCCAGCTGAACGCGGATCTCCAGGAGAACCTCCAGGGCTTGGAGGTCGTTCAGATGTTCCGGCGCGAGTCCCACAACTCCGCCCGCTTCTCCCGCACCGCGGATGCCTACCGCAGTGCCGTCAACGGCACGATCTTTTACGACTCCTCGATCTCCGCCCTGATCGAGTGGGTGTCCCTCGGGGCGATCTCCCTCGTGCTGGCCCTGGGGGGCTGGATGGTGACCGCCGGCGCCATGGGCCTCGGCACCCTGACCACCTTCATTCTTTATTCCCAGCGCCTCTTTGACCCCCTGCGCCAACTGGCGGAGCGCTTCACCCAGATCCAGGGGGGCCTCACCGCCGTTGAGCGGATCGGTGAATTGCTCGAGGAGCCCATCGAGATTCAGGAGCTGCCCCTCAACCAGCGCTCGGCCGCCGCGATCCGCACGGGCAGCGAGATGAGCAGCGCCGGTGAGGTCGTCTTTGAGAACGTCTCCTTCGCCTACCGGCCGGACGACCCTATACTCACGGACCTCTCCTTCCGGTTCGCCCCCGGTGAGCACGTCGCCCTGGTGGGGCCGACCGGGTCTGGCAAGACCACGATCATCCGCTTGCTCTGCCGCCTCTATGAGCCGCAGCAGGGCCGGATCCTGCTGGATGGCGTAGACATCCGCGAGTTGCCGATCCCGACCCTGCGCCAACGCTTGGGGGTCGTGCTTCAGGACACCTTCCTCTTCAGTGGCAATGTCGCGGACAACCTCCGCCTCGATGGTTCCGTCAGCGATGCCGAGCTGGAGCGCCTCTGCTTCGAGCTGGGATTGGAGCCCCTGCTGGATCGACTGCCCTCCGGCCTGGCCACCGAGCTGCGGGAGAGGGGCAGCAACCTCTCCTCCGGTGAGCGTCAGCTGCTCTCGGTCGCCCGGGTGGCGATCCGCAACCCCTCGGTCCTGGTCATGGATGAGGCGACGGCCTTCCTCGATCCCTCCACCGAGGCAACCCTGCAGCGGGACCTCGACAAGCTGCTGCGCCAGCGCACCGCCATCGTCATCGCCCACCGCTTGGCCACCGTGGAGGCGGCCCACCGGATCCTGGTGCTCCAGCGTGGTCGCCTGATCCAAGAGGGCACCCACACCGAGCTGCGCGCGGCCGGCGGTCTCTACGCCCAGTTGGCCGAACTGCAGGAGCGCGGCCTGGCCAAGCTCTAG
- a CDS encoding DUF411 domain-containing protein, which translates to MKDYVTDNIGSVKQRYGVPDQMQSCHTARIGGYTVEGHIPVSAIQRLLKERPKVAGIAVPGMPLGSPGMESPLKKESYTVFTFTASGRTQPFQAVKGEG; encoded by the coding sequence GTGAAGGACTACGTGACGGACAACATCGGGAGCGTCAAACAGCGCTACGGAGTGCCAGATCAGATGCAGTCCTGTCATACCGCCCGGATTGGTGGGTACACCGTTGAGGGGCACATTCCCGTGTCAGCAATTCAGCGGCTACTGAAAGAACGTCCGAAGGTCGCCGGAATCGCTGTTCCCGGCATGCCGCTTGGTTCGCCCGGTATGGAGTCACCTTTAAAAAAGGAGAGCTACACGGTGTTCACGTTCACTGCATCCGGACGAACCCAACCCTTCCAGGCGGTGAAGGGTGAAGGGTGA